Proteins from a genomic interval of Enterococcus faecium:
- a CDS encoding Gfo/Idh/MocA family protein, with amino-acid sequence MINLGIIGTNWITHQFVQAALSTKKYELTAVYSRHLEKAQEFGSHYEGDIEFATDLKTFFNITHMDTIYIASPNSLHFSQAKQAILAGKNVIVEKPAFSTPKEMDEIIHLANEHNVYFFEAARNIHESGFKKIADYLPLKDEIIGANFSYMKYSSRYDQVLDGEEPNIFSTHFSGGALMDLGVYLVYAAVAWFGMPKEVHYFPRKISTGVDGLGWGILRYENFDVSIQPGKIGDSYLPSEIYFDSGTLVMNGVNAIEQAQFHDRAHKEIIDLAVTAAENPMADEAEDFANVMAHPKDPAWGLLYEEWIELARNVNQVIYDLRKNGGIKFDADNEEDF; translated from the coding sequence ATGATCAACTTAGGTATTATCGGAACAAATTGGATTACTCATCAATTTGTCCAAGCAGCTTTAAGCACAAAAAAATATGAATTGACAGCGGTATATTCTAGACATTTGGAAAAAGCACAGGAATTTGGTTCTCATTATGAAGGGGATATCGAATTCGCAACAGATTTGAAGACTTTTTTCAATATTACTCATATGGACACCATTTATATTGCTTCTCCGAATAGTCTTCACTTTAGTCAAGCTAAGCAAGCAATTTTGGCAGGAAAAAATGTGATAGTTGAAAAGCCAGCTTTTTCGACGCCAAAAGAAATGGATGAAATCATCCATTTGGCAAATGAACACAATGTGTATTTTTTTGAAGCAGCAAGAAATATCCATGAATCAGGTTTTAAAAAGATTGCCGATTACTTACCATTAAAAGACGAGATAATCGGTGCAAATTTCAGCTATATGAAATATTCTTCGCGCTATGACCAAGTATTAGATGGAGAAGAACCGAATATCTTCTCGACTCATTTCTCAGGTGGTGCATTGATGGATTTAGGTGTTTACCTTGTATATGCAGCTGTTGCTTGGTTTGGAATGCCAAAAGAAGTCCATTATTTCCCAAGAAAGATTTCTACTGGTGTAGATGGCCTTGGATGGGGGATCTTACGTTATGAGAATTTTGATGTATCGATCCAGCCAGGTAAAATCGGTGATTCTTATTTACCGTCAGAGATTTATTTTGACTCAGGAACGCTAGTGATGAATGGAGTCAATGCAATTGAACAAGCACAATTTCATGATCGCGCGCATAAAGAAATCATTGATTTGGCGGTAACAGCTGCAGAAAATCCAATGGCAGATGAAGCAGAGGATTTTGCCAATGTCATGGCTCATCCGAAAGATCCAGCTTGGGGATTGTTGTATGAAGAGTGGATCGAGCTAGCTAGAAATGTGAACCAAGTGATTTATGATTTAAGAAAAAATGGCGGCATCAAATTCGATGCAGATAATGAGGAAGATTTTTAA
- a CDS encoding cell division protein SepF — translation MPLLNRGAIANFFGLADEEEYEYQDYPETTKKAVQPTKKNTTQNQSTHSVSAANTHEKQKTATSRPVTHESIQPAEKKKVIELHQSPTKTVAKERTASRTSTQPKANLAGKITVMEPRAYSEAMAIAKRIIAGEATLVNFHLVEEKQARRIVDFLTGTVYALDGDIKRVGDEIFLCTPTGMEIDSSTAQSFADANLFDL, via the coding sequence ATGCCGCTTTTAAACAGAGGAGCAATTGCTAATTTTTTCGGATTAGCTGATGAGGAAGAGTACGAATACCAAGATTATCCTGAAACAACAAAAAAGGCTGTACAGCCAACTAAAAAAAATACAACACAGAATCAATCAACTCATTCTGTATCTGCTGCGAATACTCATGAAAAACAAAAAACGGCGACTTCACGTCCTGTAACGCATGAAAGTATTCAGCCGGCTGAAAAGAAAAAAGTAATTGAACTACATCAATCACCTACAAAAACTGTAGCGAAAGAAAGAACAGCTTCAAGAACCTCTACACAACCTAAAGCAAATCTTGCTGGAAAAATCACTGTAATGGAACCAAGAGCTTATTCTGAAGCTATGGCGATTGCTAAACGAATCATTGCTGGAGAAGCAACCTTAGTGAATTTTCATTTAGTAGAAGAAAAACAAGCGAGAAGAATCGTTGATTTTCTAACAGGAACAGTTTATGCACTAGATGGAGATATCAAACGTGTTGGAGATGAGATTTTTCTTTGTACACCGACTGGGATGGAGATTGACAGTTCAACCGCTCAATCTTTTGCAGATGCGAATTTGTTTGATCTGTAA
- the zwf gene encoding glucose-6-phosphate dehydrogenase gives MSNEKNVLFTIFGGTGDLAQRKLYPSLFRLYRKGNLGEHFAVIGTARRPWSDEHYREVVKETIRALNPSDEEATTFASHFYYQSHDVNDSTHYQTLKELSDRLDGHYQLNGNRVYYLAMAPQFFGTIVSHLKSQNIMTKNGFNRLIIEKPFGSDYQSAFELNQQIREVFPEQDIFRIDHYLGKEMIQNISAIRFANNIFEAQWNNRYIDNIQITFGENLGVEDRGGYYDHSGALKDMVQNHILQVVALLAMEPPVAFSEKEIRTEKIKALKAIRIYNEEEVLENFVRGQYAQGELDGVQFKGYREEDKVDAQSETETFVAGKFTIDNFRWSGVPFYVRTGKRLTEKGTRINIVFKQVPVNVFKTSVDEPCDDTTLPPNVLTIYIQPTEGFSLSLNGKEVGQGFETEPIKLEFRNSAEMVENSPEAYEKLLLDALNGDGTNFSHWEEVAQSWHIVDVIRKAWDQTQPDFPNYKAGSMGPKAAFELLEKDGFEWIWQPDNWYRERGKLND, from the coding sequence ATGTCTAATGAAAAAAATGTATTGTTTACGATATTCGGCGGTACAGGTGACCTAGCCCAGCGTAAATTGTACCCGTCTTTGTTCCGCCTTTACAGAAAAGGAAATTTAGGCGAGCATTTTGCTGTAATCGGAACCGCTCGCCGTCCCTGGAGCGATGAGCACTACCGTGAAGTTGTCAAAGAAACAATCCGTGCATTGAATCCTTCAGATGAAGAAGCAACTACCTTTGCAAGCCATTTTTACTATCAATCCCATGATGTAAATGATTCAACGCATTATCAGACATTAAAAGAATTGTCTGACCGATTAGATGGACACTATCAATTAAACGGTAACCGTGTCTATTATTTGGCTATGGCACCTCAATTTTTTGGAACGATCGTTTCTCATTTGAAATCACAAAATATTATGACAAAAAATGGCTTCAATCGTTTGATCATAGAAAAACCGTTCGGTTCTGATTACCAGTCTGCTTTTGAATTGAACCAGCAAATCAGAGAAGTATTCCCAGAACAAGATATTTTCAGGATTGATCATTATTTAGGAAAAGAAATGATCCAAAACATCTCAGCTATCCGTTTTGCCAATAATATTTTTGAGGCTCAATGGAACAATCGCTATATCGACAATATCCAAATTACTTTTGGCGAAAACCTCGGTGTAGAAGATCGCGGGGGCTACTACGATCATAGTGGCGCACTTAAAGACATGGTGCAAAATCATATTTTACAGGTTGTAGCATTACTTGCAATGGAACCGCCAGTAGCATTTTCCGAAAAAGAAATCCGTACAGAAAAGATCAAAGCATTGAAAGCTATCCGCATTTATAACGAAGAAGAAGTGTTAGAAAACTTCGTTCGCGGGCAATATGCTCAAGGTGAATTGGATGGTGTACAATTCAAGGGCTATCGCGAAGAAGACAAAGTGGATGCTCAATCAGAGACTGAAACATTCGTCGCAGGCAAATTCACTATCGATAACTTCCGTTGGTCAGGTGTTCCTTTCTATGTACGTACAGGCAAACGTTTGACTGAAAAAGGGACTCGGATCAACATCGTATTCAAACAAGTTCCTGTTAATGTATTCAAAACATCTGTCGATGAACCATGTGACGATACGACACTTCCACCTAATGTTCTAACGATCTATATTCAGCCAACTGAAGGATTTTCTTTATCCTTGAATGGGAAAGAAGTAGGGCAAGGATTTGAAACGGAACCAATCAAATTGGAATTTAGAAATAGTGCAGAAATGGTTGAAAATAGCCCAGAAGCTTACGAAAAATTACTATTAGATGCGTTGAATGGTGATGGAACGAACTTCTCTCATTGGGAAGAAGTCGCTCAATCTTGGCATATCGTGGATGTCATTCGAAAAGCTTGGGACCAAACACAACCGGATTTTCCCAACTACAAAGCTGGATCAATGGGACCTAAAGCAGCTTTCGAACTACTTGAAAAAGACGGATTCGAATGGATCTGGCAACCAGATAACTGGTATCGTGAACGTGGAAAATTAAACGATTGA
- a CDS encoding DEAD/DEAH box helicase, whose protein sequence is MNEFVQVFPENWQKKYEDKGFISPSLIQRAVFQPLSNKQSIVAVSPTGSGKTLAYLWPLLLNVEPGEASALVIFASSQELAIQVADVAREWGKDKELKVQSLVGGANVKRQIEGLKKKPEILIGTPGRILELMKAKKIKAHQVKTMVFDEADQLFDAGNSQIIDQILHQAPTEYQLAFFSATADRSLESIEKITGKTFETIDVTAEDDSRKGLRHYFLRVPIRKKDDYLRRLTHIEDFHGLIFFNQLTELGVMEEKLLYRGVPVGSLASDQNKLLRKAALEQFKKKMVRALLTTDVAARGLDITGLPYVVNAEVPLSEEAYLHRSGRTGRMGNEGIVITLVQDNNLRDLKRLLRPSNITLEEIFLYGGKLQTEQPTKEDAAPAVNKKYAKTFSGKEQNPEYNKEKIRKKVKNKSKKERNKGARRK, encoded by the coding sequence ATGAACGAATTTGTACAAGTATTTCCCGAAAATTGGCAGAAAAAATATGAGGATAAAGGGTTTATCTCACCTTCTCTTATTCAACGAGCAGTTTTTCAGCCACTAAGTAATAAACAAAGTATAGTAGCGGTTTCTCCTACAGGTTCAGGTAAAACACTGGCTTATCTTTGGCCTCTACTACTAAACGTGGAACCAGGTGAAGCAAGTGCGTTGGTCATTTTTGCTTCTTCTCAAGAACTAGCTATTCAAGTAGCAGATGTTGCACGTGAATGGGGAAAAGACAAAGAGTTGAAAGTCCAATCTTTGGTGGGCGGAGCCAACGTCAAACGTCAGATTGAGGGTTTGAAGAAAAAACCAGAAATCTTGATTGGTACACCAGGAAGAATATTGGAATTGATGAAAGCAAAAAAAATAAAAGCACATCAAGTGAAAACAATGGTATTTGATGAAGCAGACCAGCTATTTGACGCTGGGAACAGCCAAATCATTGATCAAATTCTTCATCAAGCTCCAACAGAGTATCAGCTAGCTTTTTTTTCAGCGACAGCAGATCGTTCCCTTGAAAGCATTGAAAAAATCACTGGGAAAACGTTTGAGACAATTGACGTGACAGCAGAGGACGATTCTCGAAAAGGACTGAGACATTACTTTTTACGTGTACCGATACGAAAGAAAGATGACTACTTGAGACGTCTCACGCATATAGAAGATTTTCATGGTCTGATTTTCTTTAATCAACTGACTGAATTAGGCGTAATGGAAGAAAAATTGCTGTATAGAGGTGTACCGGTAGGAAGTCTGGCCTCTGATCAGAACAAGCTACTCCGAAAAGCAGCGCTAGAACAATTCAAAAAGAAAATGGTCAGAGCACTTTTGACCACAGATGTGGCGGCTAGAGGTTTAGATATTACAGGTCTTCCTTATGTAGTGAATGCAGAAGTTCCGTTAAGTGAAGAAGCTTATTTGCATCGTTCGGGAAGAACTGGTCGAATGGGTAATGAAGGAATAGTAATTACACTCGTACAAGATAATAATCTAAGAGATTTAAAACGGCTTTTACGTCCATCAAATATAACACTTGAAGAGATTTTTTTATACGGAGGTAAGCTGCAAACTGAGCAGCCAACCAAAGAAGATGCAGCTCCTGCAGTAAATAAAAAGTATGCGAAAACTTTTTCTGGAAAGGAGCAGAACCCAGAATATAACAAAGAAAAAATAAGAAAAAAAGTTAAAAATAAATCAAAAAAAGAGAGAAATAAAGGAGCAAGGCGCAAATAA
- the sfsA gene encoding DNA/RNA nuclease SfsA, with protein sequence MKYQQVEIAFFIDRPNRFIAHCMKKDGEIIIAHVKNTGRGKEVLIPGAEVAIVFAPGPKRKTAYDLIAVKKKGDWFNIDSQLPNRLAIDGILDGTILLPGLTGPFTVYKREVTYLHSKFDIYLETVVGQKAFVEVKGMTLENKAIGAFPDAPTLRGLKHIGELTYAAQDGYAAYVLFIAQFEHLHLATIHEEMQPALADMVRHAQQSGVQILAYNCQVSADEVTVKQAIPFDVDIPFEDPIQ encoded by the coding sequence TTGAAGTATCAGCAAGTGGAAATAGCTTTTTTTATTGACCGCCCGAATCGGTTTATAGCACATTGTATGAAAAAAGACGGAGAAATAATTATTGCGCATGTCAAAAATACAGGTAGAGGAAAAGAGGTCCTGATACCAGGCGCTGAAGTGGCTATTGTATTTGCTCCTGGACCTAAACGGAAAACCGCCTATGATCTGATTGCTGTAAAAAAGAAGGGTGACTGGTTTAATATCGATAGTCAATTGCCTAATCGGCTGGCAATTGATGGTATTTTAGACGGCACGATCCTTTTACCAGGATTAACTGGTCCATTTACGGTATACAAGCGTGAAGTAACTTATCTTCACTCCAAATTTGATATTTATTTAGAGACGGTGGTCGGACAAAAAGCATTTGTTGAAGTCAAAGGTATGACACTTGAAAATAAAGCGATTGGTGCTTTTCCTGATGCGCCCACACTCAGAGGATTGAAACATATAGGAGAATTAACGTATGCCGCACAAGATGGTTATGCCGCTTATGTCTTGTTTATTGCTCAGTTCGAACATCTTCATCTGGCAACGATCCATGAAGAAATGCAACCAGCACTAGCTGATATGGTTCGACATGCGCAGCAAAGCGGAGTTCAAATCCTCGCCTATAATTGTCAAGTATCGGCAGATGAGGTAACTGTCAAGCAGGCCATTCCATTTGATGTAGATATCCCTTTTGAAGATCCTATACAATAG
- a CDS encoding RNA-binding protein, with translation MDANVYQHFRADERTFIDSVGDWIEQVQGQYAPYLTEFLDPRQSYILETLIRQSSDLRFMFYGGYEQAERKRCLIFPDYYEPVEEDFETALYEIHYPSKFASLSHGKILGTLVGTGIKRSYFGDIISDGDRWQVFIANEVDHFVAAQVTKIGKVAVRLEPIKYTEMIMPKDSWTQERGTVSSMRLDSVISEIYNISRQRSKQLIEAGKVKVNWTENTRPDFVLELLDIISVRGYGRVQIQELEGKTKKEKYRVLFGVLRK, from the coding sequence TTGGATGCAAATGTATACCAGCACTTTCGGGCAGATGAACGTACATTTATCGATTCGGTAGGCGATTGGATTGAACAGGTTCAAGGACAATATGCACCCTATCTGACCGAATTTCTTGACCCAAGACAATCCTATATTTTAGAAACACTGATTCGACAAAGCAGTGATTTGCGTTTCATGTTTTATGGCGGATATGAACAGGCAGAAAGAAAAAGATGTTTGATTTTCCCCGATTATTACGAACCTGTAGAGGAAGATTTTGAAACAGCATTGTATGAAATCCATTATCCTAGCAAATTTGCCAGCCTAAGTCATGGGAAAATCCTTGGAACTTTAGTGGGAACGGGGATCAAACGCTCTTACTTTGGCGATATCATCTCGGACGGTGATCGCTGGCAAGTATTTATTGCAAATGAGGTGGATCATTTTGTTGCTGCACAAGTAACAAAGATTGGAAAGGTTGCTGTACGCTTGGAACCAATCAAATACACAGAAATGATTATGCCGAAAGATAGCTGGACACAAGAAAGAGGAACAGTTAGTTCCATGCGACTAGACAGTGTGATCTCTGAGATTTATAATATTTCCAGACAGCGGTCCAAGCAGCTGATCGAAGCTGGTAAAGTAAAAGTGAACTGGACAGAAAATACAAGACCTGATTTTGTACTTGAACTATTAGATATTATTTCAGTCAGAGGTTATGGCAGAGTCCAGATCCAAGAACTTGAGGGGAAGACGAAAAAAGAAAAGTACAGGGTACTGTTCGGTGTATTACGTAAATAA
- a CDS encoding DivIVA domain-containing protein, with product MALTPLDIQNKTFPTKMRGYNQDEVDDFLDLVVRDYEELTQRNRELEKAVKHSEEKLEYFNELKDALNQSIIVAQDTADKVKTSASKESEVIVTSAQNKADELVANAEKRAHQLTTDAEEKARKILTDATEKARQLATETEDLKKKTRVFHQRISLMLESQLEQVKSPEWDEILQPFSSYVTDSHEVIKEVLAKQLDNENDTDVNSDTGVIEAPMTAFDTQAIDISIVPGENENE from the coding sequence ATGGCTTTAACTCCATTAGATATCCAAAATAAGACATTCCCGACAAAAATGCGGGGATATAATCAAGACGAAGTAGATGATTTCTTAGATTTAGTTGTTCGTGACTATGAGGAATTGACTCAAAGAAATCGAGAATTAGAAAAAGCAGTCAAACATTCTGAAGAAAAACTTGAGTACTTCAATGAATTAAAAGATGCTTTGAACCAATCAATCATCGTAGCTCAAGATACGGCTGATAAAGTAAAAACAAGTGCAAGCAAGGAATCCGAAGTGATCGTTACTTCTGCACAAAACAAAGCAGATGAGTTAGTTGCGAACGCTGAAAAACGTGCACATCAATTAACAACTGATGCAGAAGAAAAAGCAAGAAAAATCTTGACAGATGCAACAGAAAAAGCAAGACAGCTTGCGACAGAAACTGAAGATCTTAAGAAAAAAACACGAGTATTCCATCAACGTATCAGCTTGATGCTTGAGTCTCAATTAGAACAAGTGAAAAGTCCGGAATGGGATGAAATTTTACAACCATTCTCCAGCTACGTGACTGACAGCCATGAAGTGATCAAAGAAGTTTTAGCAAAACAGCTTGACAATGAAAATGATACTGATGTAAACTCAGACACAGGAGTCATAGAAGCACCTATGACGGCATTTGATACACAGGCTATTGATATCTCGATCGTGCCTGGTGAAAATGAAAACGAGTAG
- a CDS encoding DUF4828 domain-containing protein, which produces MIKKMIYFLGSLITVLSSFIYLKKKKQAEKSEGLSKYQGTWFFSDSQQKQQLQITSDYTFLINGQSLGTSVVEIDEYRLVVRDQYGFYLIFSYPEQTLYDESADTSYKLLSEK; this is translated from the coding sequence GTGATAAAAAAAATGATCTATTTTCTTGGTTCACTCATTACCGTTCTCTCAAGTTTTATTTACTTGAAAAAGAAAAAACAAGCGGAAAAGTCAGAAGGACTCTCAAAGTATCAAGGTACATGGTTCTTTAGTGATAGCCAGCAAAAACAACAATTACAGATTACATCTGATTACACGTTTTTGATCAACGGTCAGTCTCTTGGCACATCTGTGGTAGAAATAGATGAATATCGTTTAGTCGTACGTGATCAGTATGGTTTTTATCTTATCTTTTCTTATCCCGAACAAACTCTTTATGACGAATCTGCAGACACTTCATATAAGTTGTTATCTGAAAAATAG
- a CDS encoding metal-dependent transcriptional regulator, whose translation MTPNREDYLKIILELGGDTTKVNNKQIVSSLDVSAASVSEMISKLVKEELVEHSPYQGVQLTASGLQKASSLIRKHRLWEVFLVEHLDYSWNEVHDDAEVLEHVTSEHLADHLENYLNHPEHCPHGGSIPKKEEVVHEERRQTLESYPVGTKVRIARVLDEKELLDYLVTIDLNINEEYEIVDIAAYEGPITIQNDRKKIPVSFKAASTIFVDKI comes from the coding sequence ATGACACCAAATCGAGAAGATTATTTGAAAATCATTTTAGAACTAGGTGGAGATACAACGAAAGTCAACAATAAACAAATCGTATCTAGTCTAGATGTCTCAGCTGCATCTGTCAGTGAAATGATTTCTAAACTTGTGAAAGAAGAGCTTGTAGAACATTCCCCTTATCAAGGTGTACAATTGACTGCAAGCGGACTGCAAAAAGCTAGCAGTCTGATTCGCAAACATCGCTTATGGGAAGTTTTTTTAGTTGAACATTTAGACTATAGCTGGAATGAAGTCCATGATGATGCTGAAGTATTGGAACATGTGACTTCGGAACATCTTGCAGATCATTTAGAAAACTATTTGAATCATCCTGAACATTGTCCTCATGGAGGATCGATTCCTAAAAAAGAGGAAGTTGTCCATGAAGAACGCCGACAAACATTGGAGTCCTATCCTGTCGGTACAAAAGTGCGTATCGCACGAGTGCTTGATGAAAAAGAATTGTTGGATTACTTAGTCACTATTGACCTGAATATCAACGAAGAATATGAGATCGTTGACATCGCAGCTTATGAAGGACCGATCACTATCCAAAATGATAGAAAGAAAATCCCCGTCAGCTTTAAGGCGGCCAGCACGATTTTTGTCGATAAAATATAA
- the ileS gene encoding isoleucine--tRNA ligase: protein MKMKETLQLGKTKFPMRGNLPNREGEWQKEWEENRIYQKRQELNEGKPSFVLHDGPPYANGNIHLGHSLNKISKDIIIRSKSMSGYRAPYVPGWDTHGLPIEQVLANKGVKRKEMSMAEYLEKCREYALSQVDKQRADFKRLGVAGDWEHPYVTLDPSYEAAQVRVFGKMAEKGYIYKGLKPIYWSPSSESSLAEAEIEYKDVKSPSIFVAFNVKDGKDILDEDTAFVIWTTTPWTLPANQGIAVNPKFTYVLVEADGRKFVVAKDLLETVQSEIGWENVTVLKEFAGQEMEYMTASHPFYERESLVILGDHVTLDAGTGLVHTAPGHGEDDYIAGSKYKLSVVSPVDSKGLFTEEAPGFEGIFYDKANPMITDLLKEKGALLKLDFFTHSYPHDWRTKKPVIYRATPQWFASIDKFRQNILDEVEKVEWVIPWGKTRLYNMIRDRGDWVISRQRAWGVPLPIFYAENGEAIITPETIEHVAKLFAEHGSIIWFEKEAKELLPEGFTHPGSPNGEFTKEKDIMDVWFDSGSSHEAVLRQRPELSFPADMYLEGSDQYRGWFNSSITTSVAINGVAPYKSVISQGFALDGEGRKMSKSLGNIIAPEKVIKQFGADILRLWVSSVDYEADVRVSMDILSQVAEVYRKIRNTMRFLLANTEDFDPKKDTVSYNDLRSVDKYMTVRLNQVIKEIREEGYDKYNFMHIYRTVMNFLTVDLSSFYLDFAKDVVYIEAEDDYQRRCMQTVFYQTAVALTKLLTPIIPHTAEEIWSFLKEEEEYVQLSEFPGYEEFANQEELMDTWTAFMDFRDNVLKALEEARNSKLIGKSLEAKLTVYPKQQVREMLKALDADIAQLLIVSPDYFEVMAADEQVPDNAMVFDDVAITVEKADGETCDRCRQVRKDVGVDEKLPHLCGRCAKIVEDFYPEAVAEGFEEK, encoded by the coding sequence ATGAAAATGAAAGAAACCTTGCAATTAGGAAAAACAAAATTCCCTATGCGTGGTAATTTGCCAAACCGAGAAGGCGAGTGGCAAAAAGAATGGGAAGAAAATCGAATCTACCAAAAAAGACAAGAGTTGAACGAAGGAAAACCTAGCTTTGTTCTTCATGATGGACCTCCATATGCCAATGGTAATATCCATTTAGGACATTCATTGAATAAAATCAGTAAAGACATTATCATTCGTTCAAAATCAATGTCTGGCTATCGTGCACCATATGTTCCAGGATGGGATACACATGGATTGCCGATTGAACAAGTATTGGCTAATAAAGGCGTGAAACGTAAAGAAATGTCCATGGCAGAATACTTGGAAAAATGTCGTGAATATGCACTTTCCCAAGTAGATAAGCAACGAGCAGATTTCAAACGCCTAGGAGTTGCAGGAGATTGGGAACATCCTTATGTTACATTAGATCCTTCTTATGAAGCTGCACAAGTACGCGTATTTGGTAAAATGGCTGAAAAAGGCTATATTTACAAAGGATTGAAACCAATTTACTGGTCTCCGTCAAGTGAGTCTTCTTTAGCGGAAGCTGAAATTGAATATAAAGATGTAAAATCTCCATCTATTTTTGTAGCTTTCAATGTCAAAGACGGCAAAGATATTCTTGATGAAGATACAGCTTTTGTCATTTGGACGACAACACCATGGACATTGCCAGCAAACCAAGGTATTGCTGTAAATCCAAAATTTACGTATGTATTGGTGGAAGCCGATGGCCGTAAGTTTGTCGTAGCGAAAGATTTGCTAGAAACAGTCCAATCAGAAATCGGTTGGGAAAATGTAACAGTTCTAAAAGAATTTGCTGGACAAGAAATGGAATATATGACTGCAAGTCATCCATTCTATGAACGTGAATCACTTGTGATTTTAGGCGATCATGTTACTTTAGACGCTGGTACTGGATTAGTCCATACTGCTCCAGGACATGGGGAAGATGACTATATCGCTGGTAGCAAATATAAACTATCTGTAGTGTCACCTGTAGACTCAAAAGGATTGTTTACAGAAGAAGCACCTGGATTTGAAGGTATCTTTTATGACAAAGCAAATCCTATGATCACTGATCTATTAAAAGAAAAAGGAGCTTTGCTGAAGCTAGATTTCTTTACTCATAGTTATCCTCACGATTGGCGGACGAAAAAGCCTGTGATCTATCGGGCAACTCCACAATGGTTTGCATCTATCGATAAATTCCGTCAGAATATTTTGGATGAAGTAGAAAAAGTAGAGTGGGTTATCCCATGGGGTAAAACACGTTTGTATAATATGATCCGTGACCGCGGCGATTGGGTAATTTCCCGTCAGCGTGCATGGGGAGTACCACTTCCGATTTTCTATGCTGAAAATGGAGAAGCAATCATCACACCAGAAACAATCGAACATGTGGCAAAATTATTTGCTGAACATGGATCAATTATCTGGTTTGAAAAAGAAGCGAAAGAACTTCTTCCTGAAGGATTTACCCACCCAGGTTCTCCTAATGGCGAATTTACAAAAGAAAAAGATATCATGGATGTCTGGTTTGATTCTGGTTCTTCTCATGAAGCTGTTTTACGTCAGCGACCAGAATTATCATTCCCAGCAGATATGTATTTAGAAGGATCAGACCAATATCGTGGCTGGTTCAACTCAAGTATCACGACTAGTGTGGCTATCAATGGTGTAGCACCATACAAATCAGTTATTTCTCAAGGATTTGCTTTAGATGGTGAAGGCCGTAAGATGAGTAAATCTTTAGGAAACATCATTGCACCAGAAAAAGTGATCAAACAATTTGGTGCAGATATCCTTCGCTTATGGGTATCTAGTGTAGATTATGAAGCAGATGTTCGTGTTTCTATGGATATCTTAAGTCAAGTGGCAGAAGTATATCGTAAAATCAGAAATACGATGCGTTTCTTATTAGCGAATACAGAAGATTTCGATCCTAAAAAAGATACTGTTTCGTACAATGATTTACGTTCTGTAGACAAATATATGACCGTTCGATTGAACCAAGTAATCAAAGAAATCCGAGAAGAAGGGTACGACAAATATAACTTCATGCATATTTACCGTACAGTTATGAACTTTTTGACGGTTGATCTATCGTCATTCTACCTGGATTTTGCTAAAGATGTAGTTTATATTGAAGCAGAAGATGATTATCAACGTCGTTGCATGCAAACTGTTTTCTATCAAACAGCTGTAGCTTTGACAAAATTATTGACTCCTATCATTCCGCATACAGCAGAAGAAATCTGGTCATTCCTGAAAGAAGAAGAGGAGTACGTTCAGTTAAGCGAGTTTCCTGGTTATGAAGAGTTTGCAAACCAAGAAGAATTGATGGATACCTGGACTGCTTTCATGGACTTCCGTGATAATGTCTTAAAAGCATTGGAAGAAGCAAGAAACAGCAAATTGATTGGTAAATCTTTGGAAGCAAAACTAACTGTTTATCCAAAACAACAAGTTCGTGAAATGTTAAAAGCTTTGGATGCAGATATTGCACAATTATTGATCGTTTCACCAGACTACTTTGAAGTTATGGCAGCAGATGAACAAGTGCCAGATAACGCTATGGTATTTGATGATGTTGCTATTACAGTGGAAAAAGCAGACGGGGAAACTTGCGATCGCTGTCGCCAAGTTCGTAAAGATGTAGGAGTAGATGAAAAACTTCCTCATCTATGCGGTCGTTGTGCAAAAATCGTTGAAGACTTCTATCCTGAAGCTGTAGCTGAAGGATTCGAAGAAAAGTAA
- a CDS encoding YggT family protein — protein sequence MALLLHLLQRAAYFYSIILMVYALLSWFPGGYQSGLGRLLAKICEPYISLFDRLPLRIGPLDFTILGAILILNLAVQGLAQIVIWITVHLVY from the coding sequence ATTGCACTATTACTTCATTTACTTCAACGGGCAGCCTATTTCTATAGCATTATCTTGATGGTATATGCATTGCTCTCTTGGTTTCCAGGCGGGTATCAATCAGGGCTAGGACGATTATTAGCTAAGATCTGCGAACCGTATATCAGTTTGTTCGATCGTCTGCCTTTGAGGATTGGACCCTTGGATTTCACAATTTTAGGGGCAATCCTGATCTTGAACTTAGCCGTACAAGGTTTAGCACAGATCGTTATATGGATAACTGTCCATTTAGTTTATTGA